One Brassica napus cultivar Da-Ae chromosome C2, Da-Ae, whole genome shotgun sequence DNA window includes the following coding sequences:
- the LOC106379853 gene encoding transmembrane emp24 domain-containing protein p24delta11-like: MDLRLSTCKIQMTTLRLIFIITMTMLMMRTGDSMRLDLESGTTKCISDDIKMNYLTVGTYSVVNPNEAIHLPASHKIFVTVASPKGHTQHQAENVESGKFVFTAVEDGDYTTCFIAPVLKPPAKFAVDFEWKSGVEAKDWATIAKRGQINMLEVEVRKLLDVTESIHDEMFLLREREREMQELNRSTNSRMAGLSLFSLVVTLFVAGLQLWHLKSFLERKKLL; the protein is encoded by the exons ATGGATTTGCGATTATCAACATGCAAGATTCAGATGACAACGTTAAGATTGATATTCATCATAACGATGACAATGTTGATGATGAGAACCGGAGACTCGATGAGATTGGATCTGGAATCAGGCACGACCAAATGTATCTCCGACGACATCAAAATGAATTATCTGACTGTGGGTACTTATTCCGTCGTCAATCCCAACGAAGCTATCCATCTTCCTGCTTCCCACAAAATCTTTGTCACT GTGGCGTCACCTAAAGGGCACACTCAACACCAAGCAGAAAATGTGGAGTCTGGGAAATTTGTGTTCACGGCGGTGGAAGACGGCGATTACACAACGTGTTTTATTGCTCCTGTTTTAAAACCTCCGGCCAAATTCGCCGTTGATTTCGAATGGAAAAGTGGCGTGGAGGCTAAAGATTGGGCCACCATCGCCAAGAGAGGCCAGATCAAC ATGCTGGAGGTGGAGGTGAGGAAACTACTCGACGTGACGGAGTCTATACACGACGAAATGTTTCTACTCCGGGAGAG gGAGCGGGAAATGCAGGAGCTAAACCGGTCGACAAACTCGAGGATGGCGGGTCTAAGTTTATTCTCGTTGGTGGTTACGTTGTTTGTAGCCGGTTTACAACTATGGCATCTCAAGTCATTCTTGGAGAGGAAGAAGCTTCTCTAA
- the LOC106382155 gene encoding SNF1-related protein kinase catalytic subunit alpha KIN11-like isoform X1 produces the protein MFVNLINFSCLNKGKMDHSPNRFGGNGVESILANYKLGKTLGIGSFGKVKIAEHVVTGHKVAIKILNRRKIKNMEMEEKVGREIKILRLFMHHHIIRQYEVIETPSDIYVVMEYVKSGELFDYIVEKGRLQEEEARNFFQQIISGVEYCHRNMVVHRDLKPENLLLDSRCNIKIADFGLSNVMRDGHFLKTSCGSPNYAAPEVISGKLYAGPEVDVWSCGVILYALLCGTLPFDDENIPNLFKKIKGGIYTLPSHLSPDARDLIPRMLVVDPVKRISIPEIRQHRWFQTHLPRYLAVAPPDTLEQAKKINEEIVQEVVNMGFDRNQVMESLRNRVQNDATVTYYLLLDNRFRVPSGYLESEFQETTDSGSNPMRPSPVGQWVPSPMDQYGLGGRSQAPSDRKWALGLQSHAHPREIMNEVLKALQELNVCWKKIGHYNMKCRWVPCFADGLNTRDNNQLHFGDDSSIIEDDCAMTSPTVIKFELQLYKAREEKYLLDIQRVNGPQFLFLDLCSAFLTKLRVI, from the exons ATGTTTGTAAACTTGATCAATTTCTCCTGCTTAAAC AAGGGGAAAATGGACCATTCACCAAATAGATTTGGTGGCAATGGAGTTGAATCCATTCTAGCAAACTACAAGCTTGGTAAAACCCTTGGCATCGGATCTTTCGGCAAAGTTAAAATAGCGGAGCACGTCGTCACTGGCCACAAGGTCGCTATCAAGATCCTCAATCGCCGTAAGATCAAGAACATGGAGATGGAAGAGAaag TGGGGAGGGAGATCAAAATCCTCAGACTGTTTATGCATCATCATATCATTCGGCAGTATGAAGTCATAGAGACCCCTAGTGACATTTACGTTGTTATGGAGTATGTCAAGTCCGGGGAGCTCTTTGATTACATTGTAGAGAAAGGCAGGTTACAAGAGGAGGAGGCTCGTAACTTTTTCCAGcag ATAATATCTGGTGTGGAGTATTGCCATCGCAATATGGTTGTCCATAGAGACCTCAAGCCTGAGAATTTGCTGTTGGACTCGAGGTGTAATATCAAGATTGCAGATTTTGGACTGAGTAATGTCATGAGGGATGGTCATTTTCTGAAGACGAGCTGTGGAAGCCCCAACTACGCTGCTCCTGAG GTTATATCAGGAAAGTTATACGCTGGGCCTGAAGTAGATGTATGGAGCTGCGGAGTGATATTGTATGCTCTACTCTGTGGTACTCTTCCATTTGATGATGAAAACATTCCCAAccttttcaagaaaattaag GGTGGTATTTACACTCTTCCAAGTCATTTATCACCTGATGCTAGAGACCTGATCCCAAGGATGCTTGTAGTTGACCCAGTGAAACGAATCAGCATTCCTGAGATCCGCCAACACCGTTGGTTCCAGACTCATCTTCCTCGTTACCTTGCTGTTGCTCCACCAGATACACTAGAGCAGGCCAAAAAG ATTAACGAGGAGATAGTTCAAGAAGTGGTTAACATGGGATTTGATAGAAACCAGGTTATGGAATCTCTTCGCAACAGAGTACAAAACGAT GCTACTGTTACATACTACCTGCTATTAGACAACCGGTTCCGTGTTCCAAGTGGCTATCTTGAATCCGAGTTTCAGGAGACAACA GACAGTGGTTCAAATCCTATGCGCCCTTCACCTGTAGGCCAATGGGTCCCTTCACCTATGGATCAGTACGGATTGGGAGGAAGATCACAAGCCCCAAGCGACCGTAAATGGGCTCTTGGACTTCAG TCCCATGCGCATCCTCGTGAGATCATGAACGAAGTACTGAAAGCTCTTCAAGAACTCAATGTGTGTTGGAAGAAGATTGGTCACTACAACATGAAATGCCGATGGGTTCCTTGTTTTGCTGATGGTCTGAATACTAGGGACAACAATCAGCTGCACTTCGGAGATGATTCCAGCATCATTGAAGATGACTGTGCCATGACCTCACCCACCGTCATCAAATTTGAACTTCAG CTATACAAAGCTCGGGAAGAGAAGTACTTGCTGGATATACAGAGAGTTAACGGTCCTCAGTTTCTCTTCCTGGATCTATGCTCAGCCTTTCTTACCAAGCTCCGTGTGATCTGA
- the LOC106379852 gene encoding uncharacterized protein At5g39570-like gives MPYYTKDDDEVDEFNDYDPTPYSGGYDITVTYGCSVPPSDETCYPLSSRSGDAFEYQRPVFSSSHEPAAYGDQALKTEYSSYARPKTRPGGHGGAHVEGEYGGSGSGLGRKPDSGYGGRTEVEYGRTPPELEHSHTKYSGKDPGDEKNMKKDKKKDGNVSDDDEKKKKKKEKDQYKHHNDHHDDGYDEEKKKKKEKDHHADDEKKKKKDHHDDGYDEKKKKDKDKDHHHDDDEKKKKKKDKDQHDDYDEKKKKKKDYDDDDEKKKKKDHHDDYDEKKKKKKDDHDEKKKKKDHHDSDDEKKNKKKDKHHKGHD, from the exons ATGCCGTACTACACCAAAGACGACGATGAAGTTGATGAATTCAACGATTACGATCCGACGCCGTATAGCGGAGGCTATGACATCACCGTGACGTACGGTTGCTCAGTCCCGCCGTCAGACGAGACTTGTTACCCTCTCTCGTCTCGCTCCGGTGACGCCTTCGAATATCAGCGACCCGTGTTTTCTTCCAGCCATGAGCCTGCTGCTTATGGCGACCAGGCTCTCAAAACCGAGTACAGTAGCTATGCCCGACCAAAAACCCGACCCGGAGGTCACGGAGGCGCTCACGTTGAAGGTGAGTACGGAGGATCTGGATCTGGTTTAGGCCGGAAACCTGATTCCGGCTATGGCGGAAGAACGGAGGTTGAGTATGGCCGTACTCCACCTGAGTTGGAGCACAGCCACACAAAATAT AGTGGGAAGGACCCTGGTGATgagaagaacatgaagaaggataagaaaaaggatggtaatGTCTCTGACGatgatgagaagaagaaaaagaagaaggagaaggaccAATACAAGCACCACAACGACCATCATGATGATGGTTATGAtgaggaaaagaagaagaagaaagagaaggacCATCATGCTGAtgatgaaaagaagaagaaaaaggaccATCATGATGATGGTTATgatgagaaaaagaagaaggacaaGGACAAGGACCAtcatcatgatgatgatgagaagaaaaagaagaagaaggacaaGGACCAACATGATGATtatgatgagaagaagaagaagaaaaaggactatgatgatgatgatgaaaagaagaagaagaaggaccatcatgatgattatgatgagaagaagaagaagaagaaagacgatcatgatgagaaaaagaagaagaaggaccaTCATGATAGTGACgatgagaagaagaacaagaagaaggatAAGCACCACAAGGGCCATGACTAA
- the LOC106382155 gene encoding SNF1-related protein kinase catalytic subunit alpha KIN11-like isoform X2 produces MDHSPNRFGGNGVESILANYKLGKTLGIGSFGKVKIAEHVVTGHKVAIKILNRRKIKNMEMEEKVGREIKILRLFMHHHIIRQYEVIETPSDIYVVMEYVKSGELFDYIVEKGRLQEEEARNFFQQIISGVEYCHRNMVVHRDLKPENLLLDSRCNIKIADFGLSNVMRDGHFLKTSCGSPNYAAPEVISGKLYAGPEVDVWSCGVILYALLCGTLPFDDENIPNLFKKIKGGIYTLPSHLSPDARDLIPRMLVVDPVKRISIPEIRQHRWFQTHLPRYLAVAPPDTLEQAKKINEEIVQEVVNMGFDRNQVMESLRNRVQNDATVTYYLLLDNRFRVPSGYLESEFQETTDSGSNPMRPSPVGQWVPSPMDQYGLGGRSQAPSDRKWALGLQSHAHPREIMNEVLKALQELNVCWKKIGHYNMKCRWVPCFADGLNTRDNNQLHFGDDSSIIEDDCAMTSPTVIKFELQLYKAREEKYLLDIQRVNGPQFLFLDLCSAFLTKLRVI; encoded by the exons ATGGACCATTCACCAAATAGATTTGGTGGCAATGGAGTTGAATCCATTCTAGCAAACTACAAGCTTGGTAAAACCCTTGGCATCGGATCTTTCGGCAAAGTTAAAATAGCGGAGCACGTCGTCACTGGCCACAAGGTCGCTATCAAGATCCTCAATCGCCGTAAGATCAAGAACATGGAGATGGAAGAGAaag TGGGGAGGGAGATCAAAATCCTCAGACTGTTTATGCATCATCATATCATTCGGCAGTATGAAGTCATAGAGACCCCTAGTGACATTTACGTTGTTATGGAGTATGTCAAGTCCGGGGAGCTCTTTGATTACATTGTAGAGAAAGGCAGGTTACAAGAGGAGGAGGCTCGTAACTTTTTCCAGcag ATAATATCTGGTGTGGAGTATTGCCATCGCAATATGGTTGTCCATAGAGACCTCAAGCCTGAGAATTTGCTGTTGGACTCGAGGTGTAATATCAAGATTGCAGATTTTGGACTGAGTAATGTCATGAGGGATGGTCATTTTCTGAAGACGAGCTGTGGAAGCCCCAACTACGCTGCTCCTGAG GTTATATCAGGAAAGTTATACGCTGGGCCTGAAGTAGATGTATGGAGCTGCGGAGTGATATTGTATGCTCTACTCTGTGGTACTCTTCCATTTGATGATGAAAACATTCCCAAccttttcaagaaaattaag GGTGGTATTTACACTCTTCCAAGTCATTTATCACCTGATGCTAGAGACCTGATCCCAAGGATGCTTGTAGTTGACCCAGTGAAACGAATCAGCATTCCTGAGATCCGCCAACACCGTTGGTTCCAGACTCATCTTCCTCGTTACCTTGCTGTTGCTCCACCAGATACACTAGAGCAGGCCAAAAAG ATTAACGAGGAGATAGTTCAAGAAGTGGTTAACATGGGATTTGATAGAAACCAGGTTATGGAATCTCTTCGCAACAGAGTACAAAACGAT GCTACTGTTACATACTACCTGCTATTAGACAACCGGTTCCGTGTTCCAAGTGGCTATCTTGAATCCGAGTTTCAGGAGACAACA GACAGTGGTTCAAATCCTATGCGCCCTTCACCTGTAGGCCAATGGGTCCCTTCACCTATGGATCAGTACGGATTGGGAGGAAGATCACAAGCCCCAAGCGACCGTAAATGGGCTCTTGGACTTCAG TCCCATGCGCATCCTCGTGAGATCATGAACGAAGTACTGAAAGCTCTTCAAGAACTCAATGTGTGTTGGAAGAAGATTGGTCACTACAACATGAAATGCCGATGGGTTCCTTGTTTTGCTGATGGTCTGAATACTAGGGACAACAATCAGCTGCACTTCGGAGATGATTCCAGCATCATTGAAGATGACTGTGCCATGACCTCACCCACCGTCATCAAATTTGAACTTCAG CTATACAAAGCTCGGGAAGAGAAGTACTTGCTGGATATACAGAGAGTTAACGGTCCTCAGTTTCTCTTCCTGGATCTATGCTCAGCCTTTCTTACCAAGCTCCGTGTGATCTGA
- the LOC106379960 gene encoding phosphate transporter PHO1 homolog 9 gives MKFGREYEVQMIQEWREAYMDYRSLKSIVKQVLRYHLQKQQHPYHPPPPPPTGETAPLHAASTGGTGASGLSRRVSLYRAFSGLTNRAKGGSPKKSHKHNNPLSSKRHYHLFDDDEEQAILINEDETGSYNTTFLCSAEEGGEMEVQFFRRLDGEFNKVLRFYRQKVESVMEEADELSRQLNVLIALRVKVENPNVDFPDINSLSSAPTSPHTTNRTPAISPMEVIKEMEQTEDKKVFKPAPVEMLDHIKLKIEPETPLSMLKCMIMGLSSEQTFSKPELKRAEELMDRAFVEFYQKLRFLKSYCFLNQLAFSKILKKYDKTTSRNASKPYLHTVDHSYLGSCDEVSSLMSRVEATFIKHFANGNHREGMKCLRTKAKREKHRITYLLGFLSGCAVALAIAISVLVHIRGITKSEGRHQYMENIFPLYSMFGFVAVHLFMYAGDIYFWSRYRVNYPFIFGFEQGTDLGYREVLLLASALAVFTFGGAISNLDMEMDPRTKSFSVITELVPLGLLIFFMITLFCPLNIIYRSSRYFFIGCVFRCLLSPLYKVILPDFFLADQLTTQVQTFRSLLFYVCYYGWGGDFKKRTHTCYESDIYKELYLVVAIIPYWFRFAQCIRRLVEEKDKMNGLNALKYLSTILAVAARTIFETKRGTYWLTVAVTTSTIATLFNTYWDIFRDWGLMNRNSKNPWLRDKLLIPYKSIYFVAMVVNVVLRLAWMQTVLGIREAPFLHRRALVAVVTILEIVRRGIWNFFRLENEHLNNVGKYRAFKSVPLPFQEVGGSKSM, from the exons atgaaGTTCGGAAGAGAATATGAAGTACAAATGATCCAAGAATGGAGAGAAGCCTACATGGATTATCGTTCTCTCAAATCCATCGTCAAACAGGTCCTTCGTTATCACctacaaaaacaacaacatccatatcatcctcctcctcctcctcccaccGGAGAGACCGCACCGCTCCACGCCGCCAGCACCGGAGGAACCGGCGCATCCGGTCTATCAAGAAGAGTCTCTCTCTACCGTGCATTCAGCGGCCTAACAAACCGAGCCAAAGGAGGCTCCCCGAAGAAGTCACACAAACACAACAATCCTCTAAGCAGCAAACGCCATTACCACTTATTCGACGATGACGAGGAGCAAGCCATTCTCATCAACGAGGACGAGACGGGTAGCTACAACACGACGTTTCTATGCTCCGCGGAGGAAGGAGGAGAGATGGAGGTTCAGTTTTTCCGGCGGCTTGATGGAGAGTTCAACAAGGTTTTGAGATTTTATAGGCAAAAAGTGGAGAGCGTGATGGAGGAAGCCGATGAGCTTAGTAGACAATTAAACGTTTTGATTGCTCTTAGAGTTAAGGTTGAGAATCCAAACGTTGACTTCCCTGACATTAATAGTCTCTCGAGTGCTCCTACTTCTCCACACACGACCAACAGAACTCCAG CCATTTCACCAATGGAAGTGATCAAGGAAATGGAACAGACAGAAGATAAGAAAGTCTTTAAACCTGCTCCAGTAGAAATGCTGGATCATATAAAGCTGAAGATCGAACCCGAAACTCCGTTGTCAATGCTTAAGTGCATGATCATGGGTCTCTCAAGTGAGCAAACCTTCAGCAAACCTGAGCTTAAGAGAGCCGAGGAGCTTATGGACCGCGCTTTTGTTGAGTTCTACCAGAAACTTAGGTTCCTAAAAAGTTATTG CTTCTTGAACCAGTTGGCTTTTTCAAAGATACTAAAGAAGTATGACAAG ACTACTTCGAGGAATGCATCTAAGCCTTATCTACATACAGTGGATCATTCTTATTTAGGCAGCTGCGATGAG GTCTCAAGTCTCATGTCTAGAGTGGAAGCTACATTTATTAAGCATTTCGCCAATGGAAATCACCGTGAAGGAATGAAATGTTTAAGGACTAAAGCTAAAAGGGAGAAACACAGAATCACATACCTCCTCG GCTTCTTGTCTGGTTGCGCCGTAGCTCTAGCCATTGCGATATCGGTTCTTGTACATATAAGAGGCATAACAAAAAGCGAAGGCAGGCATCAATACATGGAGAACATCTTCCCTCTTTACAG CATGTTCGGGTTTGTTGCGGTTCATCTGTTTATGTATGCAGGAGACATATATTTCTGGAGTCGATATAGAGTAAACTACCCTTTTATCTTCGGGTTTGAGCAAGGGACTGATCTTGGTTACAGAGAAGTTCTTCTGCTAGCCTCTGCTCTAGCAGTTTTTACATTCGGGGGAGCCATCTCGAATCTCGACATGGAGATGGATCCGAGAACCAAAAGTTTTAGTGTCATCACTGAGCTGGTTCCTTTAGGTCTTCTCATT TTCTTCATGATTACGCTGTTCTGTCCATTGAATATAATATATCGGTCAAGCCGATATTTCTTCATAGGATGCGTCTTCCGTTGTCTTCTAAGCCCGCTATACAAG GTTATTCTCCCGGATTTCTTTCTCGCAGATCAACTGACAACCCAG GTCCAAACATTCAGAAGCTTATTGTTTTACGTTTGTTATTATGGATGGGGAGGAGATTTCAAGAAACGAACACACACATGCTATGAGAGTGACATTTACAAAGAACTCTACCTTGTCGTTGCGATCATTCCTTACTGGTTCCGCTTCGCTCAG TGTATAAGGAGGTTGGTTGAGGAGAAAGACAAAATGAATGGCCTAAATGCACTAAAGTATCTCTCGACCATATTAGCGGTGGCGGCTAGAACAATCTTTGAAACAAAGAGAGGGACGTATTGGCTTACTGTGGCTGTAACCACGTCAACCATTGCCACATTGTTCAATACTTACTGGGACATATTCAGGGATTGGGGTCTAATGAACCGCAACTCGAAAAACCCTTGGCTTCGTGACAAACTCTTAATCCCTTACAAAAGCATATACTTCGTTGCCATG GTGGTGAATGTGGTGCTGAGGCTGGCTTGGATGCAGACGGTTCTTGGGATTAGAGAAGCTCCATTTTTGCACAGAAGAGCTTTGGTTGCTGTTGTTACCATCTTAGAGATTGTTCGTCGTGGCATTTGGAACTTCTTCAG GTTGGAGAATGAGCATTTGAACAATGTGGGGAAATACAGAGCCTTCAAGTCTGTACCTTTGCCTTTTCAAGAAGTTGGAGGAAGCAAGAGCATgtaa
- the LOC106379851 gene encoding pectinesterase 31: MERIDTIRMVRVTQDGSGDYLSVQDAVDSVPLGNTCRTVIRLSPGVYRQPVYVPKRKNFITFAGTSPEITVITWNNTASKIEHHQASRVIGTGTFGCGSVIVEGEDFIAENVTFENAAPEGSGQAVAIRVTADRCAFYNCRFLGWQDTLYLHHGKQYLKDCYVEGSVDFIFGNSTALLEHCHIHCKSQGFITAQSRKSCQESTGYVFLRCVITGNGESGYMYLGRPWGPFGRVVLAYTYMDACIRNDGWHNWGNAENERSVCFYEYRCFGPGSCSSGRVTWSRELMDEEAGHFLHHSFVDPDQDRPWLCLRMGVKTPYSA, encoded by the exons ATGGAGAGAATAGATACGATTAGAATGGTGAGGGTTACGCAGGACGGTTCCGGAGACTACCTCTCCGTCCAAGACGCAGTCGACTCGGTTCCTCTCGGAAACACGTGTCGTACTGTGATCCGTCTCTCACCGGGGGTTTACCGACAGCCTGTGTACGTGCCCAAGAGAAAAAACTTCATCACTTTCGCCGGAACCTCCCCGGAGATCACCGTCATCACTTGGAACAACACCGCTTCAAAGATCGAGCATCACCAg GCGTCGAGAGTCATAGGGACGGGAACGTTTGGGTGCGGGAGTGTTATTGTCGAAGGTGAAGACTTTATTGCAGAGAACGTTACTTTTGAGAACGCTGCTCCTGAG GGATCAGGCCAAGCTGTGGCGATTAGAGTCACTGCAGACCGTTGTGCCTTTTATAATTGTCGCTTTCTTGGCTGGCAG GATACGTTATATTTGCATCATGGGAAACAATATTTGAAAGACTGCTACGTTGAGGGAAGCGTGGATTTCATATTTGGGAATAGCACCGCGCTCTTGGAACACTGCCATATCCACTGCAAATCTCAGGGTTTTATTACAGCACAAAGCCGAAAATCGTGTCAGGAATCTACTGGTTACGTGTTCCTAAG ATGTGTGATCACTGGGAATGGTGAGAGTGGGTATATGTATCTGGGAAGGCCATGGGGGCCATTTGGGAGGGTGGTGCTTGCGTACACTTACATGGATGCATGTATCAGAAATGATGGTTGGCATAACTGGGGAAACGCAGAGAATGAGAGAAGTGTTTGCTTTTATGAGTACAG GTGCTTTGGTCCTGGTAGCTGTTCGTCCGGACGTGTTACGTGGTCGAGAGAACTGATGGATGAAGAAGCGGGACACTTTCTGCATCATAGTTTTGTGGATCCAGATCAGGACCGGCCTTGGTTGTGTCTGAGAATGGGAGTGAAAACACCATATTCTGCGTAG
- the LOC106382154 gene encoding transmembrane protein 230-like, with protein sequence MASRRNVRYAQLPGEEDDDDYTNGGGRRDFDPRFDYTPKAFDRVPWKSIALALFLLFLGCLLLLLTVFIFTGHMEGDSSQGYALLVLGILTFLPGFYETRIAYYSWRGAEGYRFAAIPSY encoded by the exons ATGGCGTCGAGGAGAAACGTACGGTACGCTCAGCTTCCAGGGGAGGAAGACGATGATGATTACACAAACGGTGGTGGAAGGAGAGATTTCGATCCTCGCTTCGATTATACGCCGAAAGCATTTGATAGAGTACCGTGGAAGTCTATAGCGTTAGCtttgtttcttctcttcctcGGTTGCTTGCTTCTCCTTTTGACGGTTTTCATATTCACTGGTCACATGGAAGGAGATAGCTCTCAGGGTTACGCGCTTCTTGTTCTTGGCATCCTTACTTTCCTCCCTG GGTTCTATGAGACTCGGATTGCTTACTATTCGTGGAGAGGAGCCGAAGGGTACCGTTTCGCAGCCATTCCCTCCTACTGA